Genomic segment of Schistocerca piceifrons isolate TAMUIC-IGC-003096 chromosome 1, iqSchPice1.1, whole genome shotgun sequence:
CTGACACATCCGCCAGTCATATTAACAGGGCTTCCACACATTCTGTTATTGTGAAGAATGATGCAGGTTTAGTTTACAGAATGTATCTGGGAAAGGGGCagagataccaagaaaattttcaaggttgttagaGATCAGTATATTAGGAATATATTGTAAGAATTTATGCACTCTGCTGTGAGAGCCATCTTGGAATCCTCAGCTGGGTTTTGGTCTGCTGATGACAGCAAAATAATagtaaagaaaacattttttctttttttttttggggggggggggggggtcgaggaaTACCattgaactaatggtgcctccgtaaGTCCCATCAAGCACACTGTAGACcaaatcaaatgcaaaaagaatcaTCTGGTTTGCTCCAATGgcctaagcaggaggaaatgtgtaatattcatactttgactgagtactgtaggatagtgacactaacacAAATCCTTCTGTTGGTTATACAAATGTTTCATAGCCCAAGAGCTGTCCAAAAAAGTTTTTATCATCAATAGAACCTTAGGTATGAGCACTGATAAAtctcatttcttttcacagcattttGGAACATGCTGGTAAGCATGCTGTCACATTTTATCATATTCTGTCTGTTCACTGGAAATTTAGCAGcagtatttaaggaaacagaaaacagttaaatgtgatatgtgaaaataattcattacctatatttcattttatgatgTATTCTTCCATATGTTGACATCCTGCTAATTGCATGACCTGTTGTTACATAGAAGTAAATGTTCACTAGGATGGTGAATCCAACTGCTGTGAAAATTACAGACACACCAAGCCATCCTGTAAAAATAAAGCAAGCATGAGTGATGTACAATAAAATCTGGATAACAATTTGAGTATAATGGTATGCATTTGCAGCAGATGGGCCAAGTGATATCACCTACTTAAAGCTATGTGCTTAGTATGAAATAACTGGTGGTTACTTTCGTCTGGTAACTGCCGCTTATCCATTTGAATTGGGTGTATATTTGTAAAGCATTCCATCTCACTGTGTCATGAAATACTAATGGAATGGCAATAAAAACTGCTTGAAAGTCACGGTACTCACCTATAGAACTGTCAGTCGGTTTTCTTTGTCCAGATTCCAGAATGTAATGTGCAAATACTGCTACTGCAGTCATTACAGCTGTGCAACACCAAGAATAAGTGGAATAGTAGCAATATTTTCTCCCATCTGTCACACGCAAGAACACATTCCGTGAcctaaggagtagaagaaaatcagATATGTTGACCAGAAGTCTCATATGGGCTAGTTTCAATTTATAGAAAATAAATAACTTGATTTGATCTGTTGAGAAAATTCATATTTTATGTCCACACTGTTTATGGAGTTAAGTCAATATCTGTTTATTGACGTCTTACAATTGAGCATTGAGGAGAAGTTTCAGTATACAATCTTGGAAGCCAAAGTAATACGATAACACTTACAAGTACAATACGATAACACaagtacaaaacaattaaaataacATAGTGCTGAGTTCTGGAAATTGAAACATGCAGCCCTGAACATACATTGCTTATACTGTTGTTATGCACTGTAGCATAAAGTGAAGAGGTTGCAGGATGTGTTTGACTGCagaatttgtataaaattttaaatgGAGGGTAGCAACTCTGATATAAGGAGGCAGTTCCAGTTTAGTGGAAACTGGGTGAAGAAAGATGGATCCAGGTAAAGCAGCAGACAGATAGGTAGCAAAATGAAGATATGGTCTTCATAACAGAAGAAAGCTTTGTAAGAAAaagcaaaacacaaagaaattctgaacAGTTGGGGCAAAAACAACACATAAGGTCTaacattgaatctcaatgtagaaaagtgtaatgtgctgtgaatacatagaaagaaagatcccttgtcatttagctacaatatagcaggtcagcaactgcaagcagttaattccataaattatctcggagtacgcattaggagtgatttaacgcttgtttgcccactctcagtagctcggtacaggcttttgttgaagtttcgagaacataccttcatcgaggagtcaagaagtatattgcttcctcctacgtatagctcgtgaagagaccatgaggataaaatcagagacattagagcccacacagaggcataccgacaatcctcctttccacgaacaatacgagactggaatagaagggagaaccgatagaggtactctaggtaagctccgccacacaccgtcaggtggcttgcggagtatggatgtagatgtagatgagtgctACTACTGTCGTGGGGAAGAGGACAGGAGGAAAGGAGGACAGGGAGTCCAAGCATGACATCCACTGCAAGGTATTGTAAAATATGCTGGAATCTAACAGTGACACCATGCATTTTATGAAGTTCATTGTATCTTATTTGTTGTCATTGTTCAAAATTGCATGGGAAAAATTTGGAAGGTCTGAGTGCAATTAGGAAATGAGAAAAGAAGGAAGCGGGAAAAAGCTGGAGATGCAGGGACAGAGGATTGGGAAGTGCAAAGAGACTGTAGGATAGGAACAAATGGAGATCCAGTTTCAGGGAAGTGAAGCTGTTAAGACAGGGTAGTGCTTGTGGTAGGTAGGTGTGATGTTGACAGAGGATCTTTTATTCATCACAGTTGTGAGTGAAATTCAGCATAGAGAATGTGGGTTAAAGAACATAGGATGACTAAGAAAACTGGATTgacgtgttgttgtggtcttgtctgaagactggtttgattcaactCTCCATGCAGGTTtacccagtgcaagcctcttcatctgcaaaactactgcaacctacatccatttgaacctatttgTGGCATTTAAACCTTTgcctcctcctaccccccccccccctctcccctcccttctctttcacttccctccagtactgcaCTGAGTCCTTGTGCCACAGAATATTGTCCTATCGATCAGTCTCTTCTTTTAAGCCAAGTTGTgagataaattttctttttttaccaattcaattcagtacctccatGTCAGTTTATTTGGTCTACCCAGCTAATCTGCAGCATTATTTCATGGtaccacattctgaaagcttccATTCTCATCTCATGTAGATTCTCAGTAAATAGGTGTCTTGGCATAGGGATGCTGGGGCAAGGGAATGTTTGTTTTTATAGAGGTGTtgacagtgtcaaaaataaaaccaGCTGCAAAAGGCATGAGTATAGAAGAGAGATGCTGGAAGGAATGGCTAGTGTCTTTCAGTGTGAAAAATTTGGCCGTGGGTAATTGGCTGACTGACCCACCAAACCAAACATAATGCAGCAGGAAACATAGTTGCTATGGTGGGGTGACATATGAGGTGCAACAATaaggtaatgagactgattttctttgcaagatgtggcaactgtTCAGGcctgcgtaggcacaatatctttgaccttggtctataagctgcttctggtccaagtggcacatcgatgcaactgctcagttgtgagttgtgctgtaataagttaaaacgTGTTTGTGTTTCTCGTCACGGAAATAGAAttgcataatattgtgcaacggtatgccatttctttttgcgttacatTGGGTGAAAACatgacgacaacttatggtaagcttcagaaggcttttggagaggtggttatgtcaagagctccagttttttgttggcataaaatgtttagtgaaggagaacgtatgttgaagatgaagactgcagtggacgaccatcacaacctcacagacggatgtcaacttgtcCAGGGTGTGTGAACTTGTACGATCTGATTGAAGATTattcatgaaaatgattgcagaagaactgaacatcaatcaagaaacggtttgtctaataataactgaagatcttggtacaagaaagatttgtgcaaaaatggtccccaaaaatctcacaccaccacaggaagaaacacagaaaaatgtgtgtgtgtgtgttttttttttttttttttttttttttttttttttttttttttcaatccagagacaaaacgccagagttcgcaatggtgctcaaagggatcacccagaccaaaaaagctcGCTTGTCAAAGTACAAAGTGAAATGCatacttgtgtgcttctttgattcataaagagtgagtgcctcctggacaaacagttaaacaatattactacaaagaaattttagaaagacttcgtaaaagagttctttgtgtccatgccaacattgctgataattagattctgcatcatgataatgtcagtacagcaatttttaacctcaaaacaaatttcagtactaccacagccactttattcaccagatatcgccctgtgcgacttttttctatttccaaaagtCAAAACGGCGgttaagggacaccattttcaaacaacacaagatgttgaaaaagctgtgacgagggtcttggaggatattacagaagatgagtttcagaaatgttgccatcaatggcagaagtgctggaaaaagtgtgcGCAATCAGAAGGgagctactttgaaggagacaacactaaacttgactaaaacggtaagcaacagttttttttttcacatcagtctcgttactttattgttgcacctcgtatatTAATAGATCATGGGAATGAGGTGGATGATGGAGTCAGATGAAACCTTTCAGGATGGACTTAAGATTTTGGATTTTTCAGATCATTGCAAATGTATGTTCCTGGGATTACTCTAACATGTATGTTATATGTGGAAGTGTCAGAGGAAGTTGGAACTGAGTAAGGTGAGGTACAGTGTTAGTTTTAGTTGTGGGCAAATGAATTTGTTAACAAAACGATATTGCAAGAGAGTACATGCAGTTTAGAAGCATATGTGCTAAGAGGAGAAAGGATATTTTAGTGGGACAGTAGTGTAGTGGAGCAGTTACTGTGGAGTAGGGATAGTTTGAAGTGCTTGTGGAGGAAGAGTTTGAGCCAACAGTAATAATTTTTATGGTAAGTGGACTGGAGAACTAGAGGCAAAGATATCCACCATGCATGGAGGACTGTATGAATGAGGTGGTGGGGAAACAGGTTTGAGAGCTATTTTATCCCTCTGCCCCTCCTCATCCTAGGCCATGTTCAATTCTTTTGTTTTCCTTCATTGATAAAGACATGAAGATTACTGAAAGGTGAAGTAATagaaaaatcagaaatgttttagaaGAGTTTTAACTAATCAGTTCCTTAATATAATTTAAACATCTCCCTTATACCCACTACCTGAACCTGGGCTCATACTTCTTTATTGATGTATGGGGGTAGGGGGTATGCAGTGATACCATTGAAGAGTATATTTGTAATAGAATATTGTCTTGGTCTCTTTCGACCCCAATGTACAACCTCTCTTCTCTAGTTGGCATGGATGTCACTTTGCATCTCACCCTTAGACCAGCATTAATTACCACAAAACAGAACAGTGTTGACAACTTCAGACTTCAAATCCTCATTTTTGTGACATTAGTCTTATATATATCATGTAATTTATGGGAAGAAATAATTGAACACGCAGGTACAAGTAAAAGTTTTCTGTTGTGGTCTCACCTGAAAGTTCTCCAGATGTAATACCCCATTGTATTGAGCCAAAAGGCAGCAGCCATGAGAGCAGCATATGCCACAATATCTGCTGCAACTAATGAAACATGTGCTGAAAATCGGGTTACTGATGCCACAAGCTCTGCAGCCTGTGAGGCTAACATGCACATTGCCATTGTTGTCAGTATATTTCCTACAAGATCACGCAGTGCAGGAATCACAAAGTAGATGACAGCAACACTTAAGAGACAAGCAATATTAAGGGCATGACCGGCAGGGTCCAAAATGTGTCTCCACAGATGAGTTGTCCCATTTATTTGAGATCCTTTCACATCAGGTGCACATATTACAGCATAATTTACTTGTAGACGTTTTTCCTCATTTATCACCTGTAAAGTAGGaatgaaatttttatattaaattgtTGTCTACCTTATGGTAATAGGTCACCACATACACATGTTTACAAAAAGTGCTAAATAAAGTcaaagtaaattaatatggagtatttcATACTAGTAAACCCTTTTTCGAGAAATTCTTATAGATCGCAAATAATACACTACGTTATGAACACGCATTTAAACTGCAGCAAACTGTTTACTCTTTGAAAGCACTCAACAAATTGACCTGAGGAGCACTTCGGCATCTGCCCTTTAGCATGTATCTTTTGTTAAGTGAGTCATCACTTTTCCGGctatctgaagaaagacattcataagCATTGTTTCACTATTCTTGAGGGCGTGTATTTTACCGTACATGAAGTGTTGTTCTGACAATTTGTTTTACAAGAGGAGAACTGATTGTCttgtttttgcagtgtgtacaTGTCTTAGGAGGAATTGATATACTTTCGATACATAATACATCTGCAATGCCTTTGAGGGGTTTGTTCTCCTTAAAAGCCATTGTCACATGAACCGTGACATTCAATGTGACTTGATCTCAATGCAATGACTTGATCTGAATGCTCAGAATGATGTGGCTTGTGCATAGGGTGTGTGTGCCTCAAAATTGTATATGTAACCACAGCATGCTTCATTGGCAGTTCACAGCTATTGGTGAGGCTACCTTTAAGCTGTCCGTAACGGGACATACTTAAACCAACTGCTGTATGAGAAAGCTCCTGTGCTGCATTGGATGTGCTGGTTAAATTGATTTGCCTATGTACCTTGGTGATTTATGACTGCAGTGGTCTCCAATGGCAGTCATCAGCTGTATCAGGCTTACATATGACACAGTTTGTTTACAGAATGGACGGGTGTAAAATTAAtaagttagctctattaaaatgcataTTTCCTGTTCTGTACATATACTAGTCATATTGTTCTGTCCATAGTATACATACATAAAAACTTACTTGACTGATGGGAAATACGTAAGTGAGGCTCCATGCTGGCTTTCTGACActtctacatacagcatctgccatcaagatgcCACCTGTGATACAAACTGACCTAAAGTCCTTCCTTGAAACCTCAAGTCCTTTGCAgtgactaacacctcaatccacaGAACTTCTTATCCCACCAAAACCACAAACCTCcaacttttaccttcttcctaagatccaaaaATCTAATCACCCTGAGCACCCCATAGCTGATGACTTCAAAGCACTTCAATCTGTAGTACAAAAACACCCCTCTTACATGAAAGACACCAACTATTTCCCAGATTGTCAGAAATCTGTGCTCGTCCCACTCCAACCACACACCGTGCTTGACACCATTCACTCCTCCTCCCTCTATAtcaggaccaatgacctcagcagtttggtcccataggaacttgccaccaatttcaaaatttttccatcTATATCAGTATTGCCCATATATGTGGTCTGTCTGCTGGTGAATATTGCCTCAAccagtgcccacctgattccaaagcTGTGATGTCCTCTTCCTGCTTACCTTAATCAACATTGTACTAAGAACAACTACTTTAACTGTGAGGGGTAAACATATGGACAGATCAGGGGCAAGGCCATGGGAACTACGGTGGCTCCTTCCTATatcaaccttttcatgggtcgctttagagggggctttcctgggatccagtagCCTTCAGCCTCtgatttggtttagatacattgatgacatattTGCCATATGGACTTAGGGGGAGGCTGACATGTTAAAATTTTTGGAATATCTAAACTGATTTTCCCAAGTGAACTTCACATGGTTGTGTTTCAaaccccatgccactttccttgatgttgacctcatcaTCACTGAGGGTcaactacacacttctgtccatatcaaacctactaacaagCAACGGTACTTACACTATGATGGTTGCCATCCTTtctatgtcaaatgttccctcccatataTGCATGGCATTTGAGAAAagtgtatttgttcagatgcagtctTTAGAGCAGTAcaccaccaccattctcacctcagccatCACTGGTCATAATTACCCACCAGCCTAgtacaaaagcagatttcctggccCATCATATCCAGTCGTGGTACTGCTGTTCCCTGCAAAAAACAACTCAGGAGTGTACCTCTTGTCGCTCAGTACCACCAGTTGTACATCTTTATTGTTACCCCTATTGTTGTGCCTACTTAGCAGCAGTGGTCATTAAAATACAGTGTGCCTAAGTAACAGTATagtacacattttacaacattgacTTCCCATTGTTGTTTGTCCATGTATACTGTAGTGAGCCCACCTGTCATGTTAATTTTGAAGTGTCGTATGTACACACAGTATACTGTACATATATAACTGTGTTTCTTATTGTTTGAATTCATACATTACAATGAGTGGTGGTAGTAAGAGAAAATATCTGCTGTTGAATGTGAAACTGGATGCTTTTAAAAGACTAGACAaaggagaaacattaaaaaaacttgCTTTTGGTTATGGAGACGGTGAAGTGACAATTGGAGATTGGCATAGAAACagacaaaattgagaagttttcatCAAACAAGTGTTCCATTTCGCCACTTGAATGGAAGTCAATGAAGAAATCTGAGTATGAAAAACCAAGTGAAAGAAATCTGAATATGAAAAAACAAGTGAAGCATTACTCATTTGGTTTACTCAAAAAAGGCAAAAAGGAAATCCAATTAAAGGCATATTCTGCAATAAAAAGCTGTATCTTTCTAGAAATGATTTAAGGGGAGATGAGGATGATTTTAATCAAGTTAAGGATGGTTGGATAGATGGAAGAAGAGATACGGTATAAGACAGCTTGAAATTTGCTCTGAGAAACTTTCTGCAGCTTTTCTTAAACTGTTACACAATGTTGTGAGAAGTTAAGAAGAATTATACAAGAAGAAAATCTTACTCCTGATCAATTGTATAACTGTGATAAAACAGGGCTAAATTATGAAATGCTTCCATCTAAAACTCTAACCTCAAAAGAAGAAAAGGTGGCCTAGGCTACAAAAAATGTGGAGAGAGGTTAACAGTTCTTGCTGCATCGAATGTAAGTGGAGGTCATAGGTAATAGGCCTTCTAAacctagaacagaaaaaaatatcacTGCCTCTGCACTGCCTGTTACATATGTCTACCAAAAACTCTGCTtggatggacaaaaatatttttaaaaagtggttTACCGATGATTTTGTTCCAGATACCAAAAGATACCTAAAGAAAACGGCTTGCCTTCCAAAGCAATCTTAATGTCTGACAATGCTAATTCACACCctgatgaggaagaattacagtatcatgGTATTTGTGCAATGTTTTCACCCTCTAATGTGACAAGTTTAATACAGCCTATGGACCAAGACATGTTACAATGCTCGAAAAAAAGATATTGTCGTCATTTGCTTCAGACATTTCTACTAATAACAGAAGGTGAAACAATAATCAaagaatttccagaatgagattttcactctgcagcggagtgtgcgctgatatgaaacttcctggcagattaaaactgtgtgcccgaccgagactcgaactcgggacctttgcctttcgcgggcaagtgctctaccatctgagctaccgaagcacgactcacgcccggtactcacagctttacttctgccagcatctcatctcctaccttccaactcccgcgagccttgcagaactagcactcctgaaagaaaggatgctgcggagacatggcttagccacagcctgggggatgtttccagaatgagattttcactctacagcggagtgtgcactgatatgaaacttcctggcagattaaaactgtgtgcccgactgagactcgaacttgggacctttgccttttgcgggcaagtgctctatcatctgagctactcctttctttcaggagtgctagttctgcaaggctcgcaggagagcttctgtaaagtttggaaggtaggagacaagatgctggcagaagtaaagctgtgagtaccgggcgtgagtcgtgcttcagtagctcagatggtagagcacttgtccgtgaaaggcaaaggtcccgagtttgagtctcggttgggcacacagttttaatctgccaggaagtttcaatcaaagaatttctctctctctctctctttttaatatATAAAAAGCCCTATGGGAATGGATGTAGTTTACTGGATAATCGGTTCATGATCTGAACTAAGGTGGAGACACTAAAAGTCTTGGGACCAGATTTTACAGTGATCTGGAATGAAACAGATACCTATAGTATACACAGACACAAAGATGACCTGCCATTGGCAAAACTGATGAAAAAGCTTGCTGGAGGAGCAATTGTGAATGCAAGTGATGTTTCAGAATTGATAAACAGTTTGAAGTGAATCGATCTTGCGAATGTTGAAATTATTAGTGAACCCGCTGAGGACAGTGATGAGAGGAACTACCTGAAGAAACTGTGCCCTGTGATCACTCACACTGAGGGTTTGGCAGTGCTAGATGTCACATTGCATTATATTGAGAAGCATGCAGAATCTACTCCAACTGACACCATGCTTCCTTAGAAGATGGTGTGGCATTGCTCCAAAAAATTGAGATTCTATTTTAAAACAAAGGACTACTGACAATTTCTTCAAAATGTGACTTACGTTTTTGCAACTTGGAAATATGTGTCCATATATGTACTTGTAACACATtatgtatcaaacaatggaaaagccaggatggaatgtaataataccagtgagggaaagttgctactcaccatatagcggagatgc
This window contains:
- the LOC124805231 gene encoding probable G-protein coupled receptor Mth-like 5 isoform X1, whose amino-acid sequence is MPLLIILLLTALATLTGNGNATATDNIHKQNLLRCCYTESYRCKDNATWTPPQGFSLIDGVPQCGPRSLWPVFHQPKSLDRLYLLPQGILRHIALNHAEQQVDLEENEYAGALYVDYKPGQFCLDRVINEEKRLQVNYAVICAPDVKGSQINGTTHLWRHILDPAGHALNIACLLSVAVIYFVIPALRDLVGNILTTMAMCMLASQAAELVASVTRFSAHVSLVAADIVAYAALMAAAFWLNTMGYYIWRTFRSRNVFLRVTDGRKYCYYSTYSWCCTAVMTAVAVFAHYILESGQRKPTDSSIGWLGVSVIFTAVGFTILVNIYFYVTTGHAISRMSTYGRIHHKMKYSFEMFVQLFLVLCISWLFKGLSRLPYDALFYCYVVVNALLGPLVVYVVICNQHRVTSQLRALCCCPCCKASEVDDSPEWGEELTRMTGVGGMTVTQC
- the LOC124805231 gene encoding probable G-protein coupled receptor Mth-like 5 isoform X2; translated protein: MPLLIILLLTALATLTGNGNATATDNIHKQNLLRCCYTESYRCKDNATWTPPQGFSLIDGVPQCGPRSLWPVFHQPKSLDRLYLLPQGILRHIALNHAEQQVDLEENEYAGALYVDYKPGQFCLDRVINEEKRLQVNYAVICAPDVKGSQINGTTHLWRHILDPAGHALNIACLLSVAVIYFVIPALRDLVGNILTTMAMCMLASQAAELVASVTRFSAHVSLVAADIVAYAALMAAAFWLNTMGYYIWRTFRSRNVFLRVTDGRKYCYYSTYSWCCTAVMTAVAVFAHYILESGQRKPTDSSIGWLGVSVIFTAVGFTILVNIYFYVTTGHAISRMSTYGRIHHKMKYRARMSVSN